The genomic DNA GgcttctccagctccccagccctggtcTCGTGGTATTTATCAGCTCCTTCTCCCCAGGTATTGATGACTGTTCCAGCAACCCATGTGCAAACGGCGGGACCTGTGTGGATGGCAACCAGAGCTACACGTGCCTGTGCCCACGGGGTTGGTCGGGAACCAGCTGCCAGAGCCCCGTCTACACCTGTAGGTGCCCTCAGACCCATCCTGAGCTCGACAGGGGCACAAATTAGGGCTGTTCCATACATCCCATTCTTCCCTGGTGGTGACACCACATCCTCCCCACAGACTGGGTGACGCTGAGCAACTCCTCCTTCAGCCGCCAGCCCCGTTGTGCCGAGGGCCGCCCGGGCTCACGGCACTGCAGCTGCGACACCGGCTTCCAGATGCGAGCTGGAGGCGTGTGCCAAGGTACAGGGGACGAGGAGGGATGGGGCTCGGTGGGGACAGGTCCCCCCAATCCATCCCCTCTGTACCCTGCAGATGTCGATGAGTGCCAGCTTTTCCAGCCCAGCCCCCAGACCCGGCTCTGCCTCCACGACTGCCTCAACCTCCCGGGCTCCTACCGCTGCCTCTGCCCCCCGGGGTACGTGCTCCACGCCGACCGCAACACCTGCGAGGGTAAGACCCAGGGCAACAAGCATCCTGTGCTCACCGTGGCACGGAGCATCCTGCACAGCCAGGAGGTGTGGGGCCGGCCCCGTTCACCCCCTTTTTGCCACCACAGATGTCGACGAGTGCACCGGGAGCCAGCACAACTGCACCCACGGGGAGCTTTGCATCAACACCTTCGGGGGCCACCGCTGCGTGCGCCCCAagtgccccccgccccgccaCAACACCAGCTATGTCAAGACATCCAGCTTGTGAGTATTGTGCGTGGCGTGGGCTGCATTGCAGCCTCTTAAAGGAGGAGACGGGCCCTGCACGTGCCCAGGGAATCATATCTTAGCACCCAGGGAGCAAGCAAGGAGAGTGCTGGTGGCAAATTGTCACACAGGGAGTGCTTGGCACGCTCCAGGATGCCTGGTGCCAAAGGCTTTGAGACGCCAGTGGTTGGGGGCGTGGGCGGGAGCACCCAAATACAAGGTGGCTTTATCTTGGCGCTGTGCAGTGCTCAGGGCTCCAGCCAGAGCAAAGCACCTCTGTCCGGGAGCCGTGCTCCGGGCTGGCTTCACTGGAGCATTAATCAAATGCCAGCAGCGCTGGTGCCCAGGACTCCGGGGGGAATGATGCCATTTCCCCTCCTCTGTACGTTCGTGCAGTGCCTCTGGCTGCAATCCAGCATGGAAACAGCCCCCCGGTCCTGCTTGCGAGACTGAACTGCTTTGTGCACAGCTGCCAAGCACAGCCGGCCCCGCTGGCTGCTTCCCCCTCGCCTGGCACAGCTCTTGCAGCACCCCAGGCAGAGCAGGATCCCTGCTCCAGGCTGCGGATCTGCCTCCAGATCCCATGCCCAGCCCAGGGACACAGCTCCGAGGCTGAACCTCCTTGGATGTGGCTTCCTTGTGTTGCTCCACCACAGGACATGAAGCTGGAGGTCACCATAAGCTTGTTTGCAAGCAGGCAACTCCAAAGTGCTGCCAACCACGGTGCTGAGTCGTGGTACCTCTTGTCTCCTGGCAGCCAGTGCGAGAGGAACCCCTGCCCCATGGACAGCCGAGCCTGCCGCCTGGCTGCCACCTCCATCTCCTTCCACTACCTGCCGCTCCAGGCCAACCGCAGCGTGCCCCGCGTCCTCTTCAAGATGTCCACCACCCGCTTCGTGGGCGACAGCCTGCGCTTCGCCATCATGGGCGGCCGTGGCCAGGGCGTCTTCGCCGTGCGGCGCTCCGACCGGCAGACGGGAGAGCTGGTGCTCACCAGCCCGGTGGTGGGGCCGGCCACGCTGGAGGTGGAGCTGGAGATGAGCGAGTTCTCCCACAAGGTGCTGCTGGGCAAGCACATCTTCAAGGTCACCGCCTTCGTGTCCCCGTATGAGTTCTGATCCCTGCTGGAGGTGGATGTGGGGCCAAGCCAGGGTCTGTCCTGCGGAGTGATGGAGCAGGTTCAGCTTGGTGACCTCCGTTCTTGTCCCATTAGAGACGtacccaggagttggactcagtgatccttgtggatccattccaactcgggatattctacgATATTCTCCAATTCCTCTCCCACAATGCTTGCTCACTGCTGTTAGGGCAAAGCAACCGCAGAAGGCATCCTGCCCATTGCTAAGGCTGCAAGGAAGACCCCAGAGGCCATGGTGGGGGTCACAGCAGGAGATGCGCATTGCAGGGGGACCAGGCTGCGTGCCCACCTGTGCCAGCCCTCCTTTCCTTATCTCCACCACCCCAGCCTGCCAGCATGCAGGTCTGGCTCCTCGCGCCTTGTAACCtctgacaaaataaaaacagctgtagGAAGGATGTCCTCACTCTGCCCTGAACACAACGTCCTGCTGCACACAGCCAGGGGGTCTGGCTTGTGCCCAGCCCCTTTGGCGGGTGCCAGACCCGCAAGTGGCTTggagagggcagcagggcaCGAGCCAGCCGGCTTCACCCCGCTATGGCTGCTCCTCCCTGCTACCCGCTGCCATGGGGAAGGTGATGGGTGACGAAGGCAGAAGCGGTGCCAGGCTCTGCACCCCCTGCAGCCATCCTCCGCAGGGTCGAGGAGGTGGTGAGGGCTTGAGGGGATGGCAGGCGAGGGCGGCAGCCTCCGGCTGCGCCAGGATGGCGCCCCTCACACAAAGCCGCCCCTGTGTACGGCCCACGGGCGGCTCATAAAGACCTCCTTGTGCTCTATGCCGGCTGGGTACCCGCTCGCCAGCACCTGAGGGCCGCTGCTGGGGCTCGGCACGGGAAAAGcatccccagctgctggctgcgctGAGGCGGTGGAGGTGGATGGAGGCCATGGCACCGTGTGGGAGGCGCATCCACCATCCTCACCCCTCAGgcgcagcccctggggagccttgttttgtgttttattttgcagaaacgTGGCCAAATCTCCTGAAAACACCTCAAAGCTGGCTCAGGGAGGTGAAAGGAGCCAAGCAGCAGCGCTGCAGCGCAACGCGCCCGGCGCCGCTTGGCGCCTGCGCCCCGCCGTAGGCCGGCCATTGCCATGGCGACGGGCCCAGCGGCCTGAGCCCGCCGAGGCACCGGGAGCTGCCGCCCGTCCCCGGGCATGAGGCGGGTGCGGGGACACCCGGAGCTGCCTCCGCGGGGAGAAGGTGAGGAGCGGGCGGTGGTGGAGGCCCCCAGCGTGGCCGCTCGGGGCTCCCCCAGAGCCCTCGTCTCATCCCGCTGCCTCCTCCGAGGCTGTGGGCCTCGCTGCTTGGCTCGCTGCGTGCCTTGTCCGTCCTCATGTCCTCCCGTTTGGGGACTGCGAATGGAGAAAGCGGCGGTCTCCGAGTTAATAACCAGCGTCAAGCGTGTGGCCTCTCCGCAGCGGCGACCGAGGAAGCCCCCAGCGTGCCCTCGCACCCTGCTGTGGGTGCTCAGCGTTCGCTGTGGAAAcgcgaggggctggg from Anas acuta chromosome 10, bAnaAcu1.1, whole genome shotgun sequence includes the following:
- the LOC137862126 gene encoding fibulin-7-like isoform X1, which gives rise to MLLVLLPAWVALCVLQLPLGSTQECLSHQQVLSTVRQMQKLLSAQEAAHLQGTRSLKKQLSALQSRVQRLASKRNETCPQLAVPANGRKLGRSARVGHDVHFVCDAGFRLVGSETRTCRRDRTWGGTQPFCRSIDDCSSNPCANGGTCVDGNQSYTCLCPRGWSGTSCQSPVYTYWVTLSNSSFSRQPRCAEGRPGSRHCSCDTGFQMRAGGVCQDVDECQLFQPSPQTRLCLHDCLNLPGSYRCLCPPGYVLHADRNTCEDVDECTGSQHNCTHGELCINTFGGHRCVRPKCPPPRHNTSYVKTSSFQCERNPCPMDSRACRLAATSISFHYLPLQANRSVPRVLFKMSTTRFVGDSLRFAIMGGRGQGVFAVRRSDRQTGELVLTSPVVGPATLEVELEMSEFSHKVLLGKHIFKVTAFVSPYEF
- the LOC137862126 gene encoding fibulin-7-like isoform X2; translation: MLLVLLPAWVALCVLQLPLGSTQECLSHQQVLSTVRQMQKLLSAQEAAHLQGTRSLKKQLSALQSRVQRLASKRNETCPQLAVPANGRKLGRSARVGHDVHFVCDAGFRLVGSETRTCRRDRTWGGTQPFCRSIDDCSSNPCANGGTCVDGNQSYTCLCPRGWSGTSCQSPVYTYWVTLSNSSFSRQPRCAEGRPGSRHCSCDTGFQMRAGGVCQDVDECTGSQHNCTHGELCINTFGGHRCVRPKCPPPRHNTSYVKTSSFQCERNPCPMDSRACRLAATSISFHYLPLQANRSVPRVLFKMSTTRFVGDSLRFAIMGGRGQGVFAVRRSDRQTGELVLTSPVVGPATLEVELEMSEFSHKVLLGKHIFKVTAFVSPYEF